Proteins encoded within one genomic window of Cytobacillus sp. IB215665:
- a CDS encoding SRPBCC domain-containing protein, producing MTPSVNSSLIINVTINSPIDLVWHAWTISDRVSKWFAPKAVIELKKGGAFELYFESMNIECMNTKGCKIKRFVPKQQLEFTWKGPDQFASIMNNQDDLTLVNVLFEKEDKKTSVIIEHFGWGYGKYWQEAYKWHEKAWQDFLGSLKFALEKGKGELWCQPE from the coding sequence TTGACACCTTCAGTAAATAGTTCCTTAATTATAAATGTTACTATTAATTCTCCAATAGATCTTGTTTGGCACGCATGGACGATTTCTGATAGAGTGTCAAAATGGTTTGCACCAAAAGCTGTGATTGAACTTAAAAAAGGTGGAGCATTTGAGTTATATTTTGAATCTATGAATATTGAATGTATGAATACGAAGGGCTGTAAAATAAAGAGGTTTGTTCCAAAACAACAATTAGAATTCACTTGGAAAGGTCCTGATCAATTTGCCTCCATTATGAACAATCAAGATGATCTAACGCTTGTAAATGTTCTTTTTGAAAAAGAAGATAAGAAAACTAGCGTTATAATTGAACATTTTGGATGGGGGTACGGAAAATATTGGCAAGAAGCATATAAATGGCATGAGAAAGCATGGCAAGATTTCCTCGGAAGCCTTAAATTTGCATTAGAGAAGGGGAAAGGTGAACTTTGGTGCCAACCAGAATAA
- a CDS encoding kelch repeat-containing protein, whose protein sequence is MILTKKLFMSLIIAITMMLSVSLLPAFAEGSWNTASSMPTERVNLGVEIVNGKIYAIGGTNSNGDLDTVEEYDPETNTWKMRASMPTNRYAFEVATVNRKIYAIGGFNNAGEHLDSLEEYEPQTNTWETRASMPTNRYAFEVATVNEKIYAIGGFNSTFEYKNTIEEYDPETDMWETKTSMPTNRYAFEVVTVNGKIYAIGGYRYNNIIAKFLDTVEEYDPETDTWKTKTSMPTNRYGLEVVTVNGKIYAIGGYNNSGEYLDTVEEYDPETNTWETRVSMPTNRYAFEVVTANGKIYAIGGFNNAGEHLDTVEEYDPETNNWELRASMPTNRYKFEVVAVGGKIYTIGGINGVISYLNSVEVYTPAYEIPVRTNPTKLFSNSGDSLLTLI, encoded by the coding sequence ATGATATTAACTAAGAAACTATTTATGTCATTAATCATAGCAATAACAATGATGTTATCAGTATCATTGTTACCAGCCTTTGCTGAAGGTAGCTGGAACACAGCTTCTTCAATGCCTACTGAGCGCGTAAATTTAGGGGTTGAAATAGTAAATGGGAAAATATATGCAATTGGAGGTACGAATTCTAACGGGGATTTAGATACTGTTGAAGAATATGATCCGGAAACAAACACGTGGAAAATGAGAGCGAGTATGCCAACAAATAGATACGCATTTGAAGTTGCCACAGTAAATAGGAAAATATATGCAATTGGAGGCTTTAATAATGCTGGTGAACATTTAGATTCCCTTGAAGAATATGAACCGCAAACAAACACGTGGGAAACGAGAGCGAGTATGCCAACAAATAGATACGCATTTGAAGTTGCCACAGTAAATGAGAAGATATATGCAATTGGAGGCTTCAATTCTACCTTTGAATATAAAAACACTATTGAAGAATATGATCCCGAAACAGACATGTGGGAAACAAAAACGAGTATGCCAACAAATAGATACGCATTTGAAGTTGTAACAGTAAATGGAAAAATATATGCAATTGGAGGCTATCGATATAATAATATTATCGCGAAATTTTTAGATACTGTTGAAGAATATGATCCGGAAACAGACACGTGGAAAACAAAAACGAGTATGCCAACTAATAGATATGGATTAGAAGTTGTAACAGTAAATGGGAAAATATATGCAATTGGAGGGTACAATAATAGCGGAGAATATTTAGATACCGTTGAAGAATATGATCCAGAAACAAACACGTGGGAAACGAGAGTGAGTATGCCGACAAATAGATACGCATTTGAAGTTGTAACAGCAAATGGGAAAATATATGCAATTGGAGGCTTTAATAATGCTGGTGAACATTTAGATACTGTTGAAGAATATGATCCGGAAACAAATAATTGGGAACTGAGAGCGAGTATGCCAACAAATAGATACAAATTTGAAGTTGTAGCAGTAGGTGGGAAAATCTATACTATAGGCGGAATAAATGGTGTCATTTCGTACCTTAATTCAGTAGAAGTTTATACACCAGCTTATGAAATACCAGTCAGAACAAACCCCACTAAACTATTTTCAAATTCAGGAGATTCACTACTAACTCTTATATAG
- a CDS encoding amidohydrolase encodes MSSTFLKDITPTLVDWRRSLHALPELGFMEYITTYRIGKELEKMGFNLYIGKEALLEGSRMGVPSIADLESHEKKALDWGVEESWLDKMRGGNTGLVATWDTGEQGEHVGFRFDIDALPINESTDLTHLPSKNKFDSNEENVMHACGHDGHAAIGLGVAKYISSHNDQLKGRFTLLFQPAEEGGRGARAMTAKGWLDDVDFFYSGHIGIQSLPIGTIAATTQGFLASTKFNVYFKGVSSHAGMNPELGKNALLAATTAANHLYGIPRHHDGITRVNVGRLIAGSGRNIIPEDSYMEIEVRGETTQIALYMAEKATQIIQAAAHMHDVSCTIEEVGVTEVVVCDEALIPKITNWCSSSEFIKEILPVVSVSGSEDVSFMMNRVQEHGGKATYMLFGTELDYPHHHPRFDFQEETLLAATEAYICILNGGSREV; translated from the coding sequence ATGTCTAGTACATTTCTAAAGGACATTACCCCGACATTGGTCGATTGGCGGCGGAGTTTGCACGCTTTACCTGAATTGGGGTTTATGGAGTACATTACTACATACAGAATAGGAAAAGAGCTAGAAAAGATGGGATTTAACCTTTATATTGGCAAAGAAGCACTTCTAGAAGGCTCCCGTATGGGGGTGCCTTCCATCGCTGATCTAGAGTCACATGAGAAAAAGGCTTTAGACTGGGGTGTAGAAGAGTCGTGGTTAGATAAAATGCGGGGAGGCAATACAGGACTTGTTGCGACATGGGACACAGGTGAACAGGGTGAACATGTTGGATTTCGATTTGATATCGACGCATTACCGATAAACGAATCCACCGATTTAACGCATCTGCCTTCAAAGAATAAATTTGATTCTAATGAAGAAAACGTTATGCACGCTTGTGGTCATGACGGGCATGCAGCTATTGGGCTCGGAGTGGCAAAGTATATTTCATCTCATAATGATCAGCTGAAAGGTAGATTTACTCTTCTATTCCAACCAGCTGAAGAAGGAGGGAGAGGGGCTAGAGCAATGACTGCTAAAGGGTGGCTCGATGATGTCGATTTTTTTTATTCTGGACACATAGGCATTCAATCATTACCCATCGGAACGATTGCAGCAACAACACAAGGTTTTCTTGCTTCAACCAAATTCAATGTCTACTTCAAAGGAGTTTCCTCTCATGCAGGCATGAATCCAGAGCTTGGAAAAAATGCGTTATTGGCTGCAACAACTGCTGCTAATCATCTGTATGGAATCCCCCGTCACCATGATGGTATAACCCGCGTGAATGTAGGGAGATTGATTGCGGGAAGCGGACGGAACATTATCCCAGAGGACAGCTATATGGAAATAGAAGTGCGGGGAGAAACCACTCAGATTGCTCTTTATATGGCTGAGAAAGCTACTCAGATTATTCAAGCCGCAGCACATATGCATGATGTTTCCTGCACGATTGAGGAAGTAGGCGTTACAGAAGTAGTTGTCTGTGATGAAGCACTCATACCGAAAATTACTAATTGGTGCTCATCAAGTGAGTTTATTAAAGAAATATTGCCAGTAGTTTCAGTGTCTGGTTCAGAAGATGTCAGCTTCATGATGAATCGAGTACAAGAGCATGGCGGCAAAGCTACATATATGCTCTTTGGCACTGAACTTGATTATCCTCATCATCACCCTCGATTTGATTTCCAGGAAGAAACTTTATTAGCTGCGACTGAGGCATATATATGCATTTTAAATGGGGGATCTAGAGAGGTTTGA